In a genomic window of Mageeibacillus indolicus UPII9-5:
- a CDS encoding AraC family transcriptional regulator, giving the protein MAKNSSFQLHQNKKSIPYCLFYDTLGSYVPYHWHREVELILCKKGRVNMIIDNKPYEVTEGDIVIIPDGSSHLYMASECNERLVILFGYKLFEKGDNFLGVNAQELHKKLINIPYSSREWSTADYKRVRTLIDELEELRYPDVFAWDLAVRARIFDLIFYLCNYVEPAGSKNIKTENLDMIIKLDDFFAYIEENYKKPLSLQQAAEAFNFSPGYFARFFKKYSGQTFLSYLNTYRINKARDLLLAGSDMTIVEISETVGINNVKTFNRLFKQINGVSPGQYCKSSIVQK; this is encoded by the coding sequence ATGGCCAAAAACTCTAGCTTTCAGTTGCATCAAAACAAGAAATCAATACCGTACTGCCTATTTTATGACACATTAGGTAGCTATGTTCCTTATCATTGGCACAGGGAAGTTGAACTTATTTTGTGCAAAAAAGGCAGAGTCAATATGATTATTGACAACAAGCCTTATGAAGTTACGGAAGGAGATATTGTAATTATTCCTGACGGCAGCAGTCATCTTTACATGGCAAGCGAATGCAACGAACGCTTAGTTATTCTTTTCGGTTATAAATTGTTCGAAAAAGGTGACAATTTTCTTGGTGTAAATGCGCAGGAATTGCACAAAAAACTTATTAACATTCCTTATTCAAGCCGCGAATGGAGCACAGCCGACTATAAGCGCGTCCGGACGTTGATCGACGAGCTTGAAGAATTGCGATATCCTGATGTATTTGCCTGGGATCTAGCGGTGCGAGCAAGAATATTTGACTTGATATTTTATCTATGTAATTACGTAGAACCTGCCGGGAGTAAAAACATAAAGACGGAAAATTTAGACATGATTATTAAGTTGGATGATTTTTTTGCTTATATTGAAGAAAATTACAAAAAACCTCTCAGCTTGCAGCAGGCCGCTGAAGCATTCAACTTCAGTCCGGGCTATTTTGCCCGATTTTTCAAGAAGTATTCTGGTCAGACATTTTTAAGCTATCTCAACACCTATCGTATCAATAAGGCTCGCGACCTTTTGCTGGCCGGCAGCGACATGACCATAGTCGAAATTAGTGAGACGGTAGGGATAAATAATGTTAAAACCTTTAACAGATTGTTCAAACAGATTAACGGTGTGTCCCCGGGTCAATATTGTAAATCAAGCATCGTTCAGAAATAA
- a CDS encoding response regulator transcription factor translates to MYKVIVVEDEKIIRKGIVFTQNWALHNCIVVGEAGNGKEGLDLIRSENPDIVVTDIRMPHLSGVEMLRLAREENRCFAAIILTGYSEFEYARQAIKLGVADYLLKPIDHQELSDLLAKIVSGLDLQRAAEMKLAAVDTNPIPDLLPVEHEARNKLVKQIILYISKNYMKPCGLNDLCREFNISDTYINRLFKKDTGYTVNDYLNRYRISVALHLLRNTDMRVYEIAELTGFSDYKYFSAVFRKYLDISPSSLREGTRNR, encoded by the coding sequence GGTGGAAGACGAAAAAATTATTCGCAAGGGCATAGTGTTTACGCAAAACTGGGCTTTGCACAACTGCATAGTTGTCGGTGAAGCTGGCAACGGGAAAGAAGGCTTAGATTTAATCAGAAGCGAAAACCCCGATATAGTAGTTACCGACATTCGTATGCCCCACTTGAGCGGCGTGGAAATGCTACGCTTGGCACGGGAAGAAAATCGCTGCTTTGCCGCGATTATCCTGACCGGTTATTCTGAATTTGAATATGCTCGCCAAGCAATTAAGCTAGGGGTCGCCGATTATTTGCTCAAGCCGATCGACCATCAGGAACTCTCGGATTTGCTGGCCAAAATTGTGTCCGGTCTTGACCTACAACGGGCAGCGGAGATGAAGTTGGCGGCCGTAGACACTAACCCGATCCCGGATTTGCTGCCGGTTGAACATGAAGCGCGAAATAAACTGGTCAAGCAAATTATTTTGTATATTTCCAAGAATTATATGAAACCGTGCGGTTTAAATGATCTATGCCGAGAGTTCAATATCTCAGACACATATATTAACCGCCTTTTCAAAAAAGATACCGGCTACACAGTTAATGATTACCTGAATCGTTACCGTATCAGCGTAGCCTTGCACTTGCTGCGCAACACAGATATGCGCGTCTACGAAATAGCCGAACTTACCGGGTTCAGTGACTATAAATATTTTTCCGCCGTTTTTCGCAAGTATCTTGACATTTCACCGTCATCTCTGCGGGAAGGCACTCGAAATCGGTGA